From a region of the Dyella jiangningensis genome:
- a CDS encoding aspartyl/asparaginyl beta-hydroxylase domain-containing protein has protein sequence MSTEFQGGSKALREQAHEGLRQGNLPLAEQSFARLLELVPDDVEALQFVASQRLARGESLQAIAMLLAAERIRPDDANILHQLGVAQMAAGEWRGAADSLRRCVDQAADMFVARLRLGIALERLGETHQALLAYFGAVNSAQAQGRWLSDDTTAPGLRDMVKYAMRFIDIGRRQLFDRVIAPLRDRYGRAELSRVEQCLAIYLGEQPARLPDARQKPKFLYFPGVPSQTYYPTSRFPWQSRLEEATDIIREELQAVLAQDESLEPFMKFSSADAAEGYLRSSSQQTAAWDAFFFYRHGTRYDDNCKRCPRTSQLLDDLPLVRIRDHAPETLFSVLSPGTHILPHRGVTNTRLVTHLPLIVPPDCAIKVGGELHEWQEGRCVSFDDTFEHEAWNRSERTRVVMILDSWNPDLTEVERAAVTDLVEAIGDFNRASEVAVPGG, from the coding sequence ATGAGTACGGAGTTTCAAGGCGGTTCCAAGGCCCTGCGCGAACAGGCGCACGAGGGCTTGCGTCAAGGCAATCTCCCGTTGGCCGAACAGTCTTTCGCGCGACTGCTTGAGCTCGTTCCCGACGATGTGGAAGCCTTGCAGTTCGTGGCGAGCCAGCGTCTGGCGCGCGGCGAATCGCTGCAGGCGATCGCGATGCTGCTCGCCGCCGAGCGCATCCGTCCCGACGACGCCAACATCCTTCATCAGCTCGGCGTCGCGCAGATGGCTGCCGGCGAATGGCGTGGGGCTGCGGACAGCCTTCGCCGCTGTGTCGACCAGGCGGCCGACATGTTTGTGGCACGGCTGCGCCTGGGCATCGCGCTGGAGCGGCTCGGCGAAACGCACCAGGCCTTGCTCGCCTATTTCGGGGCGGTGAACTCCGCCCAGGCACAGGGGCGCTGGCTGAGCGACGACACGACAGCTCCCGGCTTGCGTGACATGGTGAAGTACGCCATGCGCTTCATCGATATCGGACGCCGCCAGCTGTTCGATCGCGTCATTGCGCCCTTGCGCGATCGCTACGGCCGCGCGGAGCTGTCGCGTGTGGAGCAATGCCTCGCGATCTACCTCGGCGAGCAGCCGGCGCGTCTGCCCGATGCGCGGCAGAAGCCCAAGTTCCTCTATTTCCCCGGTGTGCCGAGCCAGACCTACTACCCAACCAGCCGGTTCCCGTGGCAGTCGCGGCTGGAAGAAGCCACCGACATCATCAGGGAAGAGTTGCAGGCCGTATTGGCCCAGGACGAAAGCCTGGAGCCTTTCATGAAGTTCAGTTCGGCCGATGCCGCGGAAGGCTACCTGCGCTCGTCCAGCCAACAGACGGCGGCGTGGGATGCCTTTTTCTTCTATCGCCACGGCACCCGCTACGACGATAACTGCAAGCGTTGCCCGCGCACGTCGCAGTTGCTCGATGATCTGCCGTTGGTGCGCATTCGCGACCACGCTCCCGAAACACTGTTCTCGGTGCTGAGCCCGGGTACGCACATCCTTCCGCACCGTGGCGTTACCAATACGCGCCTCGTCACGCATCTTCCGCTGATCGTTCCGCCGGATTGCGCCATCAAGGTGGGTGGCGAGCTGCATGAGTGGCAAGAGGGGCGCTGCGTGTCCTTTGACGACACCTTCGAACACGAGGCGTGGAATCGCAGCGAGCGGACGCGCGTGGTGATGATCCTGGACAGCTGGAATCCCGACCTTACCGAGGTGGAACGTGCTGCCGTCACCGACCTCGTCGAGGCGATCGGTGACTTCAATCGGGCGAGTGAGGTGGCGGTCCCCGGCGGCTGA
- a CDS encoding tetratricopeptide repeat-containing sulfotransferase family protein, with amino-acid sequence MSGSTPAGQAPAFADPMQARAMAQQLRQQGRLDAAAGIMHAAGLKSLGQADTVFDCALFIKESGRHALAAELCDRQLALSPNHLRLLALAGSIDHELGRFDAARARYLAAIHGGIDLNQWFLLHALSTTQRYTDANHPDFALFEAHVHDARLSPRARAAVCFALGKACDDVGDMQRAAAMFREANGLVKREIHWSRDVWERFVAAQIQEPPAGSLSEPSGCIPVFVVGMVRSGTTLLAERLARHADVRNRGEMPFIAYLAGQLKAQGLLHDLRACAQARQIYLAHLRQDDAPARWYIDKHPLNFRYVGLIHRLFPEARVLYCRRDRRDNSLSIYSQYFGHADNDYAYDFEDIASYAHGCDRLMAHWMQSRGLPVHAVDYEQMVGNPEATLAGARAFLGLPPEESAAATPAEGAIATASMWQARQPIYHRSVGRWRSYGEWLPELEQWGAGGNA; translated from the coding sequence ATGAGCGGTTCCACGCCGGCAGGGCAGGCACCTGCATTTGCTGATCCGATGCAGGCGCGTGCCATGGCCCAGCAGCTGCGGCAGCAGGGGAGGCTGGATGCGGCGGCGGGCATCATGCATGCCGCGGGGTTGAAGTCGCTGGGCCAGGCGGACACGGTGTTCGACTGCGCCCTGTTCATCAAGGAAAGCGGCAGGCATGCATTGGCGGCGGAGCTGTGCGACAGGCAGCTGGCGTTGTCGCCGAACCACCTGCGTCTGCTGGCTCTGGCTGGCAGCATCGATCACGAGCTGGGGCGCTTCGACGCCGCGCGTGCGCGTTACCTGGCCGCCATCCACGGGGGCATCGATCTCAACCAATGGTTCCTGCTGCATGCGTTGTCCACCACGCAGCGGTATACCGACGCGAACCATCCTGATTTCGCTTTGTTCGAGGCGCACGTGCACGATGCGCGCCTGTCGCCCCGCGCCCGCGCGGCGGTGTGCTTCGCGCTCGGCAAGGCCTGTGACGACGTCGGTGATATGCAGCGTGCGGCCGCGATGTTTCGCGAAGCCAACGGCCTGGTGAAGCGCGAGATCCACTGGTCGCGCGATGTATGGGAGCGCTTCGTCGCGGCACAGATCCAGGAACCGCCCGCGGGGTCGCTGAGCGAACCGTCCGGCTGTATCCCGGTATTCGTGGTGGGCATGGTACGTAGCGGCACCACGCTGCTGGCCGAGCGCCTGGCCCGTCATGCGGACGTGCGTAACCGGGGAGAAATGCCGTTCATCGCCTACCTGGCCGGGCAGCTCAAGGCTCAGGGTTTGCTGCATGATCTTCGCGCCTGTGCGCAGGCACGCCAGATCTACCTGGCGCACCTGCGCCAGGACGATGCGCCAGCGCGTTGGTACATCGACAAGCATCCACTGAACTTCCGCTACGTGGGGCTGATCCATCGGCTGTTTCCGGAGGCGCGCGTGCTCTATTGCCGGCGGGACCGCCGCGATAACTCGCTGTCGATCTACAGCCAGTATTTCGGTCACGCGGACAATGACTACGCCTACGATTTCGAGGATATTGCGAGTTACGCGCACGGCTGCGATCGTCTGATGGCGCACTGGATGCAGTCGCGGGGACTGCCGGTGCACGCTGTCGATTACGAACAGATGGTGGGCAATCCGGAGGCGACCCTGGCGGGGGCCAGGGCGTTTCTCGGCCTGCCGCCCGAGGAGAGTGCAGCTGCGACACCTGCCGAAGGGGCGATTGCCACCGCGAGCATGTGGCAGGCGCGGCAGCCGATCTATCATCGGTCCGTGGGCCGGTGGCGCAGCTACGGGGAGTGGCTGCCGGAATTGGAGCAGTGGGGCGCTGGCGGAAACGCCTAG
- a CDS encoding 2OG-Fe(II) oxygenase, which yields MTTESLQRDRYDVRSYVQYFDAALPVPFCEQLIASFHQSVEHQLVRGKGWRAGLDESAWTELDLTPLADDAFKGFFYRQIDEYLERYNRSLGLTIDVPSSNVIAPLRIKRYIAGSGDGFQPHFDSLGEVASRYLVFLWYLNDVEQGGETRFCDLGLSVQARAGRLLVFPPYWMYQHAGLPPQSNDKYILSTYLMFPAASIQGGGL from the coding sequence ATGACTACTGAATCGCTGCAGCGGGACCGTTATGACGTGCGCAGCTACGTCCAGTACTTCGACGCGGCGCTCCCGGTGCCGTTCTGCGAGCAGCTCATCGCCTCGTTCCACCAGTCGGTGGAGCATCAGTTGGTGCGAGGCAAGGGATGGCGTGCGGGCCTCGATGAGAGCGCGTGGACCGAGCTCGATCTGACGCCGCTGGCGGACGACGCCTTCAAGGGTTTCTTCTATCGGCAGATCGACGAGTACCTGGAGCGCTACAACCGCAGCCTCGGTCTCACCATCGACGTGCCGTCGTCGAACGTGATCGCACCGTTGCGCATCAAGCGATACATCGCCGGATCGGGCGATGGCTTCCAGCCACATTTCGATTCGCTCGGCGAGGTGGCCAGCCGCTACCTGGTGTTCCTGTGGTATCTCAACGACGTGGAGCAGGGCGGGGAGACCCGGTTCTGCGATCTCGGCCTCTCGGTGCAGGCGCGTGCGGGTCGGCTGCTGGTTTTCCCGCCGTACTGGATGTACCAGCATGCCGGCTTGCCGCCGCAGTCGAACGACAAGTACATCCTTTCCACCTACCTGATGTTCCCCGCCGCGTCGATCCAGGGCGGAGGGCTATGA
- a CDS encoding tetratricopeptide repeat-containing sulfotransferase family protein — protein MQASIETIAALAQKGALTEAEGACRQLLSEQPAFEPALEWLAYVLQLQQRSAEARDCYRQLTELNPRNGGHWSNLATLLRDEGKLEEAERAYTTSLRIDPDDCIVQGNLGLLYMERGEYVRARSLLVEATRRQPGVMSVRIYAVMASYECGDTLGVEELLAGWESWPPLTEDLRVDLAWIFAQLGRAAEAEHLLNETLDTSGQRPRTLARLIHLYERVNRLDEARVLLEGLPDPETLTDEVDRYEVIAAHGVMAQRGHDPAMTRNLLERLVIQTRERKHRSNLYFGIAKACDKAGETAAAMQALAEAHAIQLENAAQLVPELMAPGVEPLAPSTLRVEASDLGSDESWREAGDVATSPVFVVGFPRSGTTMLEQMLDAHPGLTSMDERPFMQAIAERLQHHGVLYPEHLWKLSEDDAAELRRYYWHLVSRAVELAPGQRVVDKNPLNLLHLPLIVRLFPKAPVILALRHPCDVLLSCYMQNFRSPGFQVLCSSLERLARGYVNAMRFWVHHEALLKPHVLRLRYEDLLDDFEPMVKRIGDFIGVEDSTPLLRFHEHAQQKGFISTPSYSQVTQPPNKRAVGRWKRYAEAFEPLRPTLAEVMELWGYDY, from the coding sequence ATGCAAGCAAGCATTGAAACCATTGCCGCCTTGGCGCAAAAAGGGGCTTTGACCGAGGCCGAGGGGGCCTGCAGGCAGTTGCTGAGCGAGCAACCAGCGTTTGAGCCCGCGCTCGAATGGCTGGCCTATGTGCTGCAGCTGCAGCAGCGCTCGGCCGAAGCCCGTGACTGCTACCGGCAATTGACCGAGCTTAACCCCCGAAACGGAGGCCACTGGAGCAACCTGGCCACGTTGTTGAGGGATGAGGGAAAGCTGGAAGAAGCCGAGCGCGCCTATACCACCTCGCTGCGCATCGATCCCGATGACTGCATCGTGCAGGGAAATCTTGGTCTGCTGTACATGGAGCGTGGCGAATACGTGCGCGCGCGTTCGCTGCTGGTGGAGGCGACCCGGCGCCAGCCGGGCGTCATGAGTGTCCGGATCTACGCCGTGATGGCCAGCTACGAATGCGGCGACACGCTGGGTGTGGAAGAGCTGCTCGCCGGTTGGGAAAGCTGGCCTCCGCTGACGGAAGACTTGCGAGTCGACCTTGCATGGATCTTCGCCCAGCTCGGGCGAGCCGCGGAAGCGGAGCATCTGCTCAACGAAACCTTGGATACCTCGGGACAGCGACCGAGGACGCTTGCGCGCCTGATCCATCTCTACGAGCGCGTGAATCGCCTCGACGAGGCGCGCGTGCTGCTCGAAGGGTTGCCGGATCCTGAAACGCTCACGGATGAAGTGGACCGGTACGAAGTGATCGCAGCACACGGTGTGATGGCTCAGCGAGGCCATGACCCCGCGATGACGCGCAACCTCCTGGAGCGGCTGGTTATCCAGACCAGGGAGCGCAAGCACCGCAGCAATCTTTATTTCGGCATCGCCAAGGCGTGTGACAAGGCGGGTGAGACCGCTGCGGCCATGCAGGCGCTGGCTGAGGCGCATGCCATCCAGCTGGAGAATGCCGCCCAGCTCGTTCCGGAGCTGATGGCGCCTGGTGTCGAACCGCTGGCGCCATCGACCTTGCGCGTGGAAGCCTCGGATCTCGGTTCGGATGAGTCGTGGAGGGAAGCCGGCGACGTAGCCACCTCGCCAGTATTCGTTGTGGGTTTTCCACGCTCTGGCACGACCATGCTGGAGCAAATGCTCGATGCCCATCCTGGCCTTACCTCGATGGACGAGCGTCCGTTCATGCAGGCCATCGCCGAACGTCTTCAGCATCATGGGGTGCTTTATCCTGAGCACCTTTGGAAGTTGAGCGAAGACGATGCCGCTGAGTTGCGCCGGTACTACTGGCACCTGGTGTCGCGAGCCGTCGAGCTGGCTCCGGGGCAGCGCGTCGTCGACAAGAATCCGCTGAACCTTCTGCATCTGCCGCTGATCGTGCGGCTCTTCCCGAAGGCGCCGGTCATCCTCGCGTTGCGGCATCCTTGCGATGTGCTGCTCAGCTGTTACATGCAGAATTTCCGTTCACCTGGCTTCCAGGTGTTGTGCTCTTCGCTGGAACGCCTCGCCCGCGGCTATGTGAACGCCATGCGCTTCTGGGTACACCACGAAGCGCTGCTCAAGCCGCACGTGTTGCGCCTGCGCTATGAAGACCTGCTCGACGATTTCGAGCCAATGGTGAAGCGCATCGGTGATTTCATCGGCGTCGAGGATTCCACGCCGCTGCTGCGCTTCCACGAGCATGCCCAACAGAAGGGTTTCATCAGCACGCCGAGCTATTCCCAGGTGACGCAGCCGCCGAACAAGCGTGCCGTGGGACGCTGGAAGCGGTATGCCGAAGCGTTCGAACCGTTGCGGCCGACGCTGGCCGAGGTGATGGAGCTCTGGGGTTATGACTACTGA
- a CDS encoding TonB-dependent receptor domain-containing protein, whose translation MKFGVKKLSASVHLALSLGAVLTLGGVSTAVFAQDAGTSANVDAQDQSAGAQQAPDQKAKTLETVTVTGSRIRRVDVETASPVHTIDRSQIQQSGKATLGDLLQEIPSVAGAATNPQVNNGGGDGASTVSLRGLGSQRTLILVNGHRVARNDINAIPASMVERVEVLKDGASATYGSDAIGGVVNFILRKDYQGAEISANVGESDQNDGFRRGFSAIFGHSSEKGNITAGLDYNKFDGISSARRDFAKNATYLSSGSVFNSGSSRTPSGQLIIPAPASATNPDGNTAGLAKGSYTLNGNPTGRTTGADYRPYNSRTDAYNYQEQNLIQTPQERTNAFALANYQLTDSIQAHLDYFYNKTTSNFAIAPLPFDALSDGVLVSKNNYYNPFGVDFGTDGTTQGQGFRSRFTTLGQRQGHYSTETNQVNAGLRGNFGNDSTWQWDADLNYGHITQAQRSFGYIYYAGLRQALGPSFQDPTTGAITCGTAANPITGCTPLNIFNVNDPQTIATLKNYAANPYYNTLTISRRAEANASGELFNLPAGAVSLAVGADYDKEYQNYGVDYIATTSGAGGTCQISQEACSTPLSGSFNVKEVYYEALVPILADKPFVKSLNLTIGQRYSDYSSVGSKTTTKVAVEWRPIDDLLLRGTMDGVFRAPTINDLYAGAAGSAPPLTDPCIGYTGGHAAACQNVPTDGSFKGSGLSQTTGVNSGSVAAGYKLKPEYGHTYDFGIVYDPSWAQGLSVSADLWRVTLNDTITNVGANTVVNSCYNNDASPFCSFIHRFNDGQINYINQPTVNLGSLNVKGTDFSAKYRIPHFDVAGTNVGDFAVSLDATYLIRYDNDTAPGQVGDVVNHMAGVYNQQAQYGNFTRWRALGGLNWTAGAWSASWTLRYIGAVNVGSKDPSMGFSADAALPNVVLRIPSVTYNNFQFGYNIAQYNTRVDVGVDNAFDKQPPLFYQNNVLNANTDVNTYDTIGRYFWARVTVKF comes from the coding sequence ATGAAGTTTGGGGTTAAGAAACTGTCTGCGTCAGTGCATCTGGCGCTTTCTCTGGGTGCGGTGCTCACCCTTGGTGGTGTGTCCACGGCTGTGTTCGCCCAGGATGCTGGCACGAGCGCAAACGTTGATGCCCAGGACCAGTCGGCAGGGGCCCAGCAGGCTCCGGACCAGAAGGCCAAGACGCTCGAAACCGTCACCGTGACGGGTTCGCGCATCCGCCGCGTCGACGTCGAGACCGCTAGCCCGGTGCACACGATCGACCGCTCGCAGATCCAGCAGAGCGGTAAGGCCACGCTCGGCGACCTGTTGCAGGAAATTCCGTCGGTGGCCGGTGCGGCGACCAACCCGCAGGTGAACAACGGTGGTGGTGACGGTGCGTCCACCGTGTCGCTGCGCGGCCTCGGTTCGCAGCGTACGTTGATCCTGGTGAACGGCCATCGCGTGGCCCGCAACGACATCAACGCGATCCCGGCCTCGATGGTCGAGCGCGTGGAAGTGCTGAAGGACGGCGCCTCGGCGACCTACGGTTCCGACGCCATCGGCGGCGTGGTGAACTTCATCCTGCGCAAGGACTACCAGGGCGCCGAAATCAGCGCCAACGTCGGTGAGTCCGACCAGAACGACGGTTTCCGTCGTGGCTTCTCGGCCATCTTTGGCCACAGCAGCGAGAAGGGCAACATCACCGCCGGCCTCGACTACAACAAGTTCGATGGCATTTCGTCGGCTCGCCGCGACTTCGCCAAGAACGCGACCTACCTGTCGTCGGGCTCGGTGTTCAATTCGGGCTCCAGTCGTACCCCTTCGGGCCAGCTGATCATTCCGGCCCCTGCCAGCGCCACCAACCCTGACGGCAACACGGCGGGTTTGGCGAAGGGTAGTTATACCCTCAACGGCAACCCGACCGGCCGGACCACCGGTGCGGACTATCGTCCGTACAACTCCAGGACGGATGCGTACAACTATCAGGAACAGAACCTGATCCAGACGCCGCAGGAGCGTACCAACGCTTTCGCACTGGCCAACTATCAGCTGACCGATAGCATCCAGGCCCACCTGGACTACTTCTACAACAAGACCACGTCCAACTTCGCGATCGCGCCGCTGCCGTTCGACGCGCTGTCCGACGGCGTGCTGGTGTCGAAGAACAACTACTACAACCCGTTCGGCGTCGATTTCGGTACCGATGGCACCACCCAGGGCCAGGGCTTCCGCTCGCGCTTCACCACGCTTGGCCAGCGCCAGGGTCACTACAGCACCGAAACCAACCAGGTCAACGCTGGCCTGCGCGGCAACTTCGGCAACGACTCGACCTGGCAGTGGGATGCCGACCTGAACTACGGTCACATCACCCAGGCGCAGCGTAGCTTCGGCTACATCTACTACGCCGGCCTGCGTCAGGCGCTCGGTCCATCCTTCCAGGATCCGACCACGGGCGCGATCACCTGCGGGACTGCTGCGAACCCCATCACGGGTTGCACCCCGCTGAACATCTTCAACGTCAACGATCCGCAGACGATCGCCACGCTGAAGAACTACGCGGCCAACCCGTACTACAACACGCTGACCATTTCGCGTCGTGCCGAGGCCAACGCCAGCGGCGAGCTGTTCAACCTGCCGGCCGGCGCCGTGTCGCTCGCCGTGGGTGCGGACTACGACAAGGAATACCAGAACTACGGCGTCGACTACATCGCGACGACCTCGGGCGCTGGCGGTACCTGCCAGATCTCGCAGGAAGCCTGCTCCACGCCGCTGTCGGGTAGCTTCAACGTCAAGGAAGTCTATTACGAAGCCCTGGTGCCGATCCTCGCGGACAAGCCGTTCGTGAAGTCGTTGAACCTGACCATCGGCCAGCGCTATTCCGACTACTCCTCGGTGGGCAGCAAGACCACCACCAAGGTGGCCGTTGAATGGCGTCCGATCGACGACCTGCTGCTGCGTGGCACCATGGACGGCGTGTTCCGCGCTCCGACCATCAACGACCTGTACGCCGGTGCCGCCGGTTCGGCCCCGCCGCTTACCGACCCCTGCATTGGCTACACCGGTGGTCATGCTGCCGCCTGCCAAAACGTTCCGACCGATGGTTCGTTCAAGGGTTCGGGTCTCAGCCAGACCACGGGCGTGAACTCGGGTTCGGTGGCCGCTGGTTACAAGCTGAAGCCGGAATACGGTCATACCTACGATTTCGGTATCGTGTACGACCCGAGCTGGGCACAGGGCCTGTCGGTGAGTGCTGACCTGTGGCGTGTCACGCTGAACGACACGATCACCAACGTCGGCGCCAACACGGTGGTGAACTCCTGCTACAACAACGACGCCAGCCCGTTCTGCTCGTTCATTCATCGCTTCAACGACGGTCAGATCAATTACATCAACCAGCCGACTGTGAACCTGGGCTCGTTGAACGTGAAGGGCACTGACTTCAGCGCCAAGTACCGCATCCCGCACTTCGACGTGGCCGGCACCAATGTCGGTGACTTCGCGGTGTCCCTGGATGCCACGTACCTGATCCGCTACGACAACGACACGGCTCCGGGCCAGGTGGGCGATGTGGTCAACCACATGGCCGGCGTGTACAACCAGCAGGCTCAGTACGGCAACTTCACGCGCTGGCGCGCGCTGGGTGGCCTGAACTGGACGGCCGGTGCGTGGTCGGCATCGTGGACGCTGCGCTACATCGGTGCGGTCAACGTCGGTTCGAAGGACCCGTCGATGGGCTTCAGTGCTGACGCGGCCCTTCCGAACGTGGTGCTGCGCATCCCGTCGGTGACGTACAACAACTTCCAGTTCGGTTATAACATCGCCCAGTACAACACCCGCGTGGACGTTGGTGTGGACAACGCGTTCGACAAGCAGCCGCCGCTGTTCTATCAGAACAACGTGCTCAATGCGAACACGGACGTGAACACCTACGACACCATCGGCCGCTACTTCTGGGCTCGCGTGACCGTGAAGTTCTGA
- a CDS encoding AMP nucleosidase — protein sequence MKDKQEIVSNWLPRYTGTPLEQFGEHILLTNFGHYVELFAQWHGVDVQGRDKPMPNATADGITLINFGMGSPNAATVMDLLSAIAPKAALFLGKCGGLKKKNAIGDLVLPIAAIRGEGTSNDYLLPEVPALPAFQLQRGVSTMIRDLGYDYWTGTVYTTNRRVWEHDEAFKDYLRRTRCMAIDMETATIFAAGFANKIPCGALLLVSDQPMIPEGVKTELSDRTVTAQFVERHIRIGIEALKLVRRRGRSVKHLRFEDDGGLD from the coding sequence ATGAAGGACAAACAGGAGATCGTCTCCAACTGGCTGCCGCGCTATACCGGCACGCCGCTGGAGCAGTTCGGCGAGCACATACTGCTCACCAACTTCGGCCATTACGTCGAGCTGTTCGCACAATGGCACGGCGTCGACGTGCAGGGCCGCGACAAGCCCATGCCCAACGCCACCGCCGACGGCATCACCCTCATCAACTTCGGCATGGGCAGCCCCAACGCCGCCACGGTGATGGACCTGCTCAGCGCCATCGCACCCAAGGCCGCGCTGTTCCTGGGCAAGTGCGGTGGCCTGAAGAAGAAGAACGCCATCGGCGACCTGGTGCTGCCGATCGCCGCCATCCGCGGCGAAGGCACGTCCAACGATTACCTGTTGCCGGAAGTGCCGGCATTGCCGGCGTTCCAGCTGCAACGTGGCGTGTCGACCATGATCCGCGACCTCGGCTACGACTATTGGACGGGCACGGTGTACACCACCAACCGCCGCGTCTGGGAGCACGACGAAGCGTTCAAGGATTATCTGCGCCGCACCCGCTGCATGGCGATCGACATGGAAACCGCCACCATCTTCGCCGCGGGGTTCGCCAACAAGATTCCCTGCGGCGCCCTGTTGCTGGTTTCGGACCAGCCGATGATTCCCGAGGGCGTTAAGACTGAGTTAAGTGATCGTACCGTGACGGCCCAATTCGTGGAGCGCCACATACGCATCGGTATCGAGGCCCTGAAGCTGGTGCGCCGCCGCGGGCGCAGCGTCAAGCACTTGCGGTTCGAGGACGATGGTGGGCTCGATTAA